From one Silurus meridionalis isolate SWU-2019-XX chromosome 23, ASM1480568v1, whole genome shotgun sequence genomic stretch:
- the adgrf3b gene encoding adhesion G-protein coupled receptor F3 isoform X1: MRKCKSRKQAQRGYDIATFYIHFEMQSTRDKTITCTSMLLCGFLLIYCQIAHVGAQDIYVAEVMIEGNATMDVSGFVSEMIMPITSTASIVDAEIIGECELVGDETTCWCQPNYIWSDLVCDTVTACCNTLQCVANISDFTPMCVPQVNTTIIVTIVMSSINNLLTPVQTAFSALNGFNSITPKTTSTGQIFTVSLNATFRSSKVQDILTSLKTTYTYITDINATSIGLVDMEMPLQKVCYNSQYMLNCSTDETMETCTWQITYPGQWPQTIGIGTEVIQLPCSNQTSINLLNIRGNWAGTYTCLLTNGTVSHIASGLLEVAILPDNVNVTSIPPTADCSVGSSTTVTITCTILKSLENYTVTINDLPTQLTTTTTIQNYTLSIPVDCTTQVPSTVAFCQIQNSLNQIQVTNTTIPILYPGDPFCPDDSSWPKTKGGETATTPCTAVGRVGNLERTCNGTVWADPIDLCIKESLNQLLSVSSDFQKGIGATTQGAIAIFDSMKNSTSGGNSMGDILATVSVLTIMSSASDKVVLTDSLLPNFIESASSLLNTTWNSGNTKRDYTIATTYLSSVENLVKNIQFNNSEGHNASNIQLQVCRNNSVCNKTVFNVEMELNSTSPMVKTMGIQGMAERLPKGSYQNAIFPSIVVTAVVENNDPINIRMAYPIPQNDSAGNSPSCIFWNTTENRWSQLGCRLSQSSDNMSFCDCNHLTSFSMLLSKTPVNLPFLDQITYIGLGISICSLIVFLAIEFLVWNAVVKSNLSHFRHMSLVNISLCLLIADCSFVASSFPNILNNTLCLILTLAKHFFYLGMFFWMLCLSMMLLHQLIFVFNPLRKRVYMPLAIIVGYIFPLMIVGVTYIYYNNRTDVTYYSRTTCWLTYVSSMQGSLYAFLLPIGFVIFANLCSMVVVISTLLKPAAGENTKKDDKEAVKSVIKVIVFLTPVFGGTWILGLFVFLMNDNQITKVIINYAFTIVNSLQGLFILLTGCFGEKRVRDEIVKLVNSSFGSKSESKKPTSGGK, encoded by the exons ATGCGAAAATGCAAAT CCAGGAAACAAGCGCAGCGAGGTTATGACATAGCAACATTTTACATTCACTTCGAAATGCAGAGCACAAG GGACAAGACAATAACATGCACAAGCATGCTCCTCTGTGGCTTCCTGCTGATCTACTGTCAG ATAGCACATGTGG GGGCTCAAGATATCTATGTGGCAGAAGTGATGATCGAAGGTAATGCCACAATGGACGTGTCTGGTTTTGTGTCTGAAATGATCATGCCCATCACAAGCACCGCAAGCATTGTGGACGCAGAAATAATAGGCG AATGTGAGCTTGTGGGTGATGAAACAACATGCTGGTGTCAACCCAATTACATCTGGAGTGATCTAGTGTGCGATACCGTCACTGCCTGCTGCAACACTCTACAGTGTGTAGCCAACATTTCCGATTTCACACCAATGTGTGTGCCCCAAGTGAACA CTACCATTATAGTAACCATCGTCATGTCATCAATCAACAACCTTCTGACACCT GTGCAAACAGCGTTTTCAGCATTGAACGGGTTCAACTCAATCACCCCAAAAACCACATCAAC aGGTCAAATCTTCACGGTGAGCCTCAATGCCACATTTAGGTCTTCAAAAGTTCAAGACATACTTACAAGTCTAAAGACGACCTACACGTACATTACAGATATTAACGCTACATCAATCG GGCTGGTGGATATGGAAATGCCTTTGCAGAAGGTGTGTTATAATTCCCAGTACATGCTAAACTGCAGCACAGACGAAACGATGGAGACATGCACTTGGCAGATTACTTACCCTGGCCAGTGGCCTCAGACTATTGGAATTGGAACAGAAGTGATACAACTGCCATGTTCCAACCAAACATCAATTAACCTTCTTAACATCAGAGGGAACTGGGCAG GAACCTACACTTGCCTACTTACCAATGGGACAGTGTCCCATATAGCCTCAGGGCTCCTGGAGGTGGCAATCTTACCAGATAATGTTAATGTCACCAGCATACCACCGACTGCAGACTGTTCTGTGGGTTCATCCACCACAGTTACTATCACATGTACCATCTTAAAAAGTTTAGAGAATTACACCGTCACAATCAACGATTTACCAACCCAGCTGACAA CAACTACCACAATCCAAAACTACACTTTATCAATTCCAGTGGACTGCACGACTCAGGTACCCTCCACTGTTGCTTTCTGCCAGATCCAGAACAGTCTAAACCAGATACAAGTCACCAATACGACCATCCCCATATTATACC CCGGAGATCCATTTTGCCCAGATGACAGTAGCTGGCCAAAAACCAAGGGTGGAGAAACAGCAACTACCCCCTGTACTGCTGTAGGCCGAGTAGGTAACTTGGAGCGAACGTGCAATGGCACAGTATGGGCTGACCCTATTGATCTTTGCATTAAAGAATCGCTGAATCAGTTGCTCTCTGTATCATCG GACTTTCAAAAAGGAATTGGGGCCACAACACAGGGTGCAATAGCCATATTTGACAGTATGAAGAACAGCACTTCTGGTGGAAACTCTATGGGTGACATACTGGCCACCGTTAGTGTTCTTACAATAATGAGCAGTGCGTCCGACAAAGTCGTGCTCACCGATTCTCTACTGCCA AATTTCATTGAGTCTGCAAGCAGTCTGCTGAACACGACCTGGAACTCAGGAAATACAAAGCGTGACTATACGATCGCTACAACATACCTATCATCCGTTGAGAACTTGGTGAAAAACATTCAGTTTAATAACAGTGAGGGGCATAATGCTTCGAACATCCAGCTGCAGGTCTGCCGCAACAACTCTGTCTGCAATAAAACTGTGTTTAATGTCGAAATGGAATTGAACTCGACCTCTCCCATGGTAAAAACCATGGGAATACAGGGCATGGCAGAGCGTCTACCGAAAGGCTCTTATCAAAACGCAATCTTTCCCTCCATTGTTGTCACTGCCGTAGTGGAAAACAACGACCCTATAAACATTCGGATGGCTTATCCAATTCCTCAAAATGATTCTGCCGGCAACTCGCCGTCCTGCATTTTTTGGAACACTACCGAAAATCGTTGGTCGCAGCTTGGCTGTAGATTGTCACAAAGTTCTGATAACATGAGTTTCTGTGATTGCAATCATCTGACCTCCTTCTCCATGCTGCTCTCCAAGACTCCTGTTAACCTGCCTTTCTTAGACCAGATTACATACATCGGGTTGGGAATCTCCATCTGCTCTCTGATTGTCTTCCTTGCCATAGAATTTTTGGTATGGAATGCAGTGGTAAAGTCCAACCTCTCTCACTTCCGCCACATGTCACTGGTCAACATTTCTCTGTGTCTCCTCATTGCTGACTGCAGCTTTGTCGCCTCATCCTTTCCCAACATCCTGAACAACACCTTGTGCCTTATATTAACGCTCGCAAAGCATTTCTTCTACCTGGGCATGTTTTTCTGGATGCTTTGTTTGAGCATGATGCTCCTCCATCAGCTCATTTTTGTGTTCAATCCACTGAGAAAAAGAGTGTACATGCCATTAGCCATTATTGTTGGGTATATTTTTCCATTGATGATAGTGGGTGTGACCTACATATACTACAACAACAGAACAGATGTAACCTACTACAGCCGAACAACCTGCTGGCTGACATACGTCTCATCAATGCAAGGTTCCCTCTACGCCTTCCTTCTGCCGATCGGCTTCGTCATCTTTGCCAACTTGTGCTCAATGGTGGTGGTCATCTCGACTCTCCTCAAGCCCGCTGCAGGCGAGAACACAAAGAAGGACGACAAGGAGGCCGTCAAGAGTGTCATCAAAGTGATTGTGTTTCTAACGCCTGTTTTTGGCGGCACCTGGATTTTAGGGCTCTTTGTATTTCTGATGAATGACAACCAAATCACCAAGGTTATAATCAATTATGCCTTCACCATTGTGAACTCATTACAG GGcctgttcattttgctgacAGGATGTTTCGGCGAAAAAAGA GTTCGAGATGAAATTGTAAAACTTGTCAATTCATCG TTTGGATCTAAGAGTGAAAGCAAGAAGCCCACTTCTGGTGGAAAGTGA
- the adgrf3b gene encoding adhesion G-protein coupled receptor F3 isoform X2 translates to MQSTRDKTITCTSMLLCGFLLIYCQIAHVGAQDIYVAEVMIEGNATMDVSGFVSEMIMPITSTASIVDAEIIGECELVGDETTCWCQPNYIWSDLVCDTVTACCNTLQCVANISDFTPMCVPQVNTTIIVTIVMSSINNLLTPVQTAFSALNGFNSITPKTTSTGQIFTVSLNATFRSSKVQDILTSLKTTYTYITDINATSIGLVDMEMPLQKVCYNSQYMLNCSTDETMETCTWQITYPGQWPQTIGIGTEVIQLPCSNQTSINLLNIRGNWAGTYTCLLTNGTVSHIASGLLEVAILPDNVNVTSIPPTADCSVGSSTTVTITCTILKSLENYTVTINDLPTQLTTTTTIQNYTLSIPVDCTTQVPSTVAFCQIQNSLNQIQVTNTTIPILYPGDPFCPDDSSWPKTKGGETATTPCTAVGRVGNLERTCNGTVWADPIDLCIKESLNQLLSVSSDFQKGIGATTQGAIAIFDSMKNSTSGGNSMGDILATVSVLTIMSSASDKVVLTDSLLPNFIESASSLLNTTWNSGNTKRDYTIATTYLSSVENLVKNIQFNNSEGHNASNIQLQVCRNNSVCNKTVFNVEMELNSTSPMVKTMGIQGMAERLPKGSYQNAIFPSIVVTAVVENNDPINIRMAYPIPQNDSAGNSPSCIFWNTTENRWSQLGCRLSQSSDNMSFCDCNHLTSFSMLLSKTPVNLPFLDQITYIGLGISICSLIVFLAIEFLVWNAVVKSNLSHFRHMSLVNISLCLLIADCSFVASSFPNILNNTLCLILTLAKHFFYLGMFFWMLCLSMMLLHQLIFVFNPLRKRVYMPLAIIVGYIFPLMIVGVTYIYYNNRTDVTYYSRTTCWLTYVSSMQGSLYAFLLPIGFVIFANLCSMVVVISTLLKPAAGENTKKDDKEAVKSVIKVIVFLTPVFGGTWILGLFVFLMNDNQITKVIINYAFTIVNSLQGLFILLTGCFGEKRVRDEIVKLVNSSFGSKSESKKPTSGGK, encoded by the exons ATGCAGAGCACAAG GGACAAGACAATAACATGCACAAGCATGCTCCTCTGTGGCTTCCTGCTGATCTACTGTCAG ATAGCACATGTGG GGGCTCAAGATATCTATGTGGCAGAAGTGATGATCGAAGGTAATGCCACAATGGACGTGTCTGGTTTTGTGTCTGAAATGATCATGCCCATCACAAGCACCGCAAGCATTGTGGACGCAGAAATAATAGGCG AATGTGAGCTTGTGGGTGATGAAACAACATGCTGGTGTCAACCCAATTACATCTGGAGTGATCTAGTGTGCGATACCGTCACTGCCTGCTGCAACACTCTACAGTGTGTAGCCAACATTTCCGATTTCACACCAATGTGTGTGCCCCAAGTGAACA CTACCATTATAGTAACCATCGTCATGTCATCAATCAACAACCTTCTGACACCT GTGCAAACAGCGTTTTCAGCATTGAACGGGTTCAACTCAATCACCCCAAAAACCACATCAAC aGGTCAAATCTTCACGGTGAGCCTCAATGCCACATTTAGGTCTTCAAAAGTTCAAGACATACTTACAAGTCTAAAGACGACCTACACGTACATTACAGATATTAACGCTACATCAATCG GGCTGGTGGATATGGAAATGCCTTTGCAGAAGGTGTGTTATAATTCCCAGTACATGCTAAACTGCAGCACAGACGAAACGATGGAGACATGCACTTGGCAGATTACTTACCCTGGCCAGTGGCCTCAGACTATTGGAATTGGAACAGAAGTGATACAACTGCCATGTTCCAACCAAACATCAATTAACCTTCTTAACATCAGAGGGAACTGGGCAG GAACCTACACTTGCCTACTTACCAATGGGACAGTGTCCCATATAGCCTCAGGGCTCCTGGAGGTGGCAATCTTACCAGATAATGTTAATGTCACCAGCATACCACCGACTGCAGACTGTTCTGTGGGTTCATCCACCACAGTTACTATCACATGTACCATCTTAAAAAGTTTAGAGAATTACACCGTCACAATCAACGATTTACCAACCCAGCTGACAA CAACTACCACAATCCAAAACTACACTTTATCAATTCCAGTGGACTGCACGACTCAGGTACCCTCCACTGTTGCTTTCTGCCAGATCCAGAACAGTCTAAACCAGATACAAGTCACCAATACGACCATCCCCATATTATACC CCGGAGATCCATTTTGCCCAGATGACAGTAGCTGGCCAAAAACCAAGGGTGGAGAAACAGCAACTACCCCCTGTACTGCTGTAGGCCGAGTAGGTAACTTGGAGCGAACGTGCAATGGCACAGTATGGGCTGACCCTATTGATCTTTGCATTAAAGAATCGCTGAATCAGTTGCTCTCTGTATCATCG GACTTTCAAAAAGGAATTGGGGCCACAACACAGGGTGCAATAGCCATATTTGACAGTATGAAGAACAGCACTTCTGGTGGAAACTCTATGGGTGACATACTGGCCACCGTTAGTGTTCTTACAATAATGAGCAGTGCGTCCGACAAAGTCGTGCTCACCGATTCTCTACTGCCA AATTTCATTGAGTCTGCAAGCAGTCTGCTGAACACGACCTGGAACTCAGGAAATACAAAGCGTGACTATACGATCGCTACAACATACCTATCATCCGTTGAGAACTTGGTGAAAAACATTCAGTTTAATAACAGTGAGGGGCATAATGCTTCGAACATCCAGCTGCAGGTCTGCCGCAACAACTCTGTCTGCAATAAAACTGTGTTTAATGTCGAAATGGAATTGAACTCGACCTCTCCCATGGTAAAAACCATGGGAATACAGGGCATGGCAGAGCGTCTACCGAAAGGCTCTTATCAAAACGCAATCTTTCCCTCCATTGTTGTCACTGCCGTAGTGGAAAACAACGACCCTATAAACATTCGGATGGCTTATCCAATTCCTCAAAATGATTCTGCCGGCAACTCGCCGTCCTGCATTTTTTGGAACACTACCGAAAATCGTTGGTCGCAGCTTGGCTGTAGATTGTCACAAAGTTCTGATAACATGAGTTTCTGTGATTGCAATCATCTGACCTCCTTCTCCATGCTGCTCTCCAAGACTCCTGTTAACCTGCCTTTCTTAGACCAGATTACATACATCGGGTTGGGAATCTCCATCTGCTCTCTGATTGTCTTCCTTGCCATAGAATTTTTGGTATGGAATGCAGTGGTAAAGTCCAACCTCTCTCACTTCCGCCACATGTCACTGGTCAACATTTCTCTGTGTCTCCTCATTGCTGACTGCAGCTTTGTCGCCTCATCCTTTCCCAACATCCTGAACAACACCTTGTGCCTTATATTAACGCTCGCAAAGCATTTCTTCTACCTGGGCATGTTTTTCTGGATGCTTTGTTTGAGCATGATGCTCCTCCATCAGCTCATTTTTGTGTTCAATCCACTGAGAAAAAGAGTGTACATGCCATTAGCCATTATTGTTGGGTATATTTTTCCATTGATGATAGTGGGTGTGACCTACATATACTACAACAACAGAACAGATGTAACCTACTACAGCCGAACAACCTGCTGGCTGACATACGTCTCATCAATGCAAGGTTCCCTCTACGCCTTCCTTCTGCCGATCGGCTTCGTCATCTTTGCCAACTTGTGCTCAATGGTGGTGGTCATCTCGACTCTCCTCAAGCCCGCTGCAGGCGAGAACACAAAGAAGGACGACAAGGAGGCCGTCAAGAGTGTCATCAAAGTGATTGTGTTTCTAACGCCTGTTTTTGGCGGCACCTGGATTTTAGGGCTCTTTGTATTTCTGATGAATGACAACCAAATCACCAAGGTTATAATCAATTATGCCTTCACCATTGTGAACTCATTACAG GGcctgttcattttgctgacAGGATGTTTCGGCGAAAAAAGA GTTCGAGATGAAATTGTAAAACTTGTCAATTCATCG TTTGGATCTAAGAGTGAAAGCAAGAAGCCCACTTCTGGTGGAAAGTGA